In Trifolium pratense cultivar HEN17-A07 linkage group LG7, ARS_RC_1.1, whole genome shotgun sequence, a genomic segment contains:
- the LOC123898220 gene encoding uncharacterized protein LOC123898220 — translation MELDLNEKPEIKEQMKRLEAIFKANQTQKRQKCYTPIQITNFAGELLTRADNVQDDESKVTKEEVEGGKSECEKTRKRKASCLVAKALGMETSTDGVAGRTRNFFDCNICLDTANDAVLTCCGHLFCWECFYQLPYAYSNAKECPVCAGEVVDTDVIPVYGNGRVDDSGQFELKESGLRFPGRPQAPRVESTRQRRRRRAVTSTNHDLSLFGNFGGLEEPDPLQLPIISND, via the coding sequence ATGGAGCTTGATTTAAATGAGAAGCCTGAAATTAAAGAGCAAATGAAACGGCTTGAAGCCATTTTCAAGGCAAACCAGACTCAGAAGCGGCAAAAATGTTACACTCCAATTCAGATAACTAATTTTGCAGGAGAATTGTTAACAAGAGCTGATAATGTTCAAGATGATGAAAGCAAGGTGACCAAGGAAGAGGTTGAAGGAGGGAAATCGGAATGTGAGAAAACACGTAAAAGGAAGGCTTCCTGTTTAGTTGCGAAGGCATTGGGGATGGAAACATCCACAGACGGCGTTGCAGGCCGCACTAGAAACTTCTTTGATTGTAATATATGTTTGGACACGGCGAATGATGCTGTATTGACTTGCTGTGGTCACTTGTTTTGTTGGGAATGCTTCTATCAGTTGCCATATGCTTATTCAAATGCCAAAGAGTGTCCTGTGTGTGCAGGAGAAGTCGTTGACACCGATGTCATACCAGTATATGGCAACGGAAGGGTCGATGATAGTGGTCAGTTTGAATTGAAAGAATCTGGTTTAAGATTTCCTGGTCGACCGCAGGCACCTAGAGTTGAGAGTACTAGGCAGCGTCGCAGAAGACGCGCTGTTACTTCTACAAACCATGATTTGTCTTTGTTTGGTAACTTTGGCGGATTGGAAGAGCCTGATCCGTTGCAACTCCCGATTATTTCTAATGATTGA